In Marasmius oreades isolate 03SP1 chromosome 3, whole genome shotgun sequence, a single window of DNA contains:
- a CDS encoding uncharacterized protein (MEROPS:MER0039482), translating to MKIIRLPALPIRRDRAKIQVNIPTVTTPLESVAEKPKKRALLIGVQGSEGALKGPHRDVAVMKDLLIDNYGYLPKDIVTLVDTKDAKQKQPTHDNMIEEMMNLVKDAVAGDRFFFHYAGHATQEQNKDNKEEDGMDECIIPCDGKLIKDDVLRTILVDSLPPKSHLVAIFDSCHSASLLDLKHFRCNRVYVPWISKGRRRSDSKWYANVRRNAALVNRTIHQTSRMSNNIVKTRKTSIDHLSEQPRPPLPPTPASHLVEFTAEHSRSTSSSSTTSSSSLPAPQSPATRALRAISLDKNQKQRTGSVTKDRRRQSTSTIKSSYTPWFDDRPGQEGLFVCESPVAEFCTGECRSYPSPITSRRPTFGSGKSALVRRPLADVISLGSCKDSQFAWEDLSGASMTQALAEILSADPHPTLNDFMTKLSHTLHDRLMRMHEANMQYKKKKKWWRKIKGRKAPPEGDTKGELEINNFQDPQISSHKPLNMESRLEF from the exons ATGAAGATTATCCGTCTTCCAGCTCTTCCCATTCGTCGAGACCGAGCCAAAATTCAAGTCAATATTCCAACGGTCACGACTCCACTAGAATCGGTTGCTGAGAAGCCGAAGAAGAGAGCTTTGCTCATTGGAGTGCAGGGGTCCGAAGGTGCATTGAAGGGGCCACATAGAGATGTCGCCGTTATGAAGGATCTTCTCATTG ATAACTACGGCTATCTTCCCAAGGACATCGTAACTCTGGTGGATACCAAGGACGCGAAGCAGAAGCAACCAACGCACGACAATATG ATCGAGGAAATGATGAACCTGGTTAAAGACGCTGTTGCCGGAGATCGTTTCTTCTTCCATT ATGCTGGACATGCGACGCAAGAACAGAATAAGGATaacaaggaagaagatgggaTGGACGAAT GCATCATCCCGTGCGACGGTAAACTGATTAAAGATGAT GTGCTGAGAACGATTCTGGTCGACAGCCTGCCACCGAAATCCCACCTCGTC GCGATCTTCGACTCCTGTCACTCGGCGTCACTGCTCG ATCTCAAGCATTTCCGCTGTAACCGAGTTTACGTTCCATGGATATCGAAAGGCCGTCGGAGAAGCGATTCGAAGTGGTATGCCAATG TTCGCAGGAACGCAGCGCTGGTCAATCGTACAATACACCAGACTAGTCGAATGAGCAACAACATCGTCAAAACCCGCAAGACTTCCATCGACCATCTTTCAGAACAACCCCGCCCACCTTTACCTCCAACTCCCGCATCCCACCTCGTCGAATTCACCGCAGAGCATTCACGGTCCACCTCCAGCTCATCCACcacctcatcttcatccttaCCTGCTCCTCAATCTCCCGCAACAAGAGCCCTTCGAGCTATCTCTCTCGATAAAAACCAAAAACAACGGACGGGATCCGTGACCAAAGACAGACGACGACAATCTACGAGCACCATCAAGTCGAGTTATACGCCGTGGTTTGACGATCGGCCTGGACAAGAAGGGCTTTTTGTATGCGAGTCTCCTGTTGCAGAGTTCTGTACTGGAGAGTGTCGCTCGTACCCTTCGCCTATTACGAGCAGGAGACCGACGTTTGGGAGCGGGAAGAGCGCATTGGTGAGACGACCGTTGGCCGATGTG ATATCCTTGGGATCATGTAAGGATAGTCAATTCGCTTGGGAAGATTTGAGCGGAGCTTCGATGACACAGGCGTTGGCGGAGATCCTGA GCGCTGATCCTCACCCGACTTTAAACGATTTCATGACCAAGCTGAGCCATACGCTGCATGACAGGCTCATGAGGATGCACGAGGCGAACATGCAAtataagaaaaagaaaaaatggTGGAGAAAAATAAAAGGGAGAAAAGCGCCTCCTGAGGGGGACACCAAAGGGGAATTGGAGATCAACAATTTCCAGGATCCTCAG ATTTCCAGCCATAAGCCTTTG AATATGGAATCGCGATTGGAGTTTTGA
- a CDS encoding uncharacterized protein (CAZy:GH92) has product MAKVGMDTDSPGNHAGYDADPQFNVTGFSQLHDSGTGGAVPLSNFKLWALTTCTSFEKCPTSLDSRKLGRKILPDGTPDDFASPGYFSTNLSNDIRVELTAARRAALHRYTFPSSVTLPRMVVDLTNDGQRSSRDQEMSLDPKTARVQGGATFTASFGPGSYRAFTCVDFKGEGFELGAPVEFGVWLANSPVKGATDLKQVYAGFRDEVGALFAFKRASEGPTRILARVGVSFISSEQACTNAEEDIPDFNFDRVHQANRAEWNELLGRIQVDTTGVSEDTVKLFYSSVYRSHISPADYSGENPKWNSTEPYYDSYYCNWDTYRTLYPLLSLQDPANFARIVRAMIDIQKHEGWLPECRGATAQHWIQGGSNADPILGEFWVKFHEQATALNVSGDDLYNALLADAESEPPNWNLQGRQANAWKTFNYIPHDIVDSGGANSKQVSRTLEHAFGDFAISQVAKIRGNAEDGAKYAQRAGNYFNVWNPNVSVPDAPSVRGMMQPRSSNGTFDFTDPRHCSIHDPEKATCFLNAANLDGFYEGSPIIYSQYVPQDTARLLDLQGGAQSFINRLDFIFEQEYFEPTDEPSQQMPFMYHYANRPGLSTQRSRQVIAQNFNTSVNGLPGNDDSGAMGSYAAFYLAGLYPLPATRQFLLSSPYFPSISFFNPVFNSTTTIKSIGFEGNPEDGTGGKVFVKNVRVNGKPYKTNCFLDWDVFIGGSTVELTLTDDIGVTCGNGTDTLPPSLSTGGYN; this is encoded by the exons ATGGCCAAGGTTGGGATGGACACGGACTCACCGGGAAAC CACGCGGGGTACGATGCTGATCCCCAATTCAACGTGACTGGATTCTCGCAACTTCATGATAGCGGTACCGGTGGT GCCGTGCCACTCTCGAACTTCAAGCTGTGGGCATTGACGACCTGTACCTCCTTCGAAAAGTGTCCGACCTCCCTTGATTCGCGAAAGCTGGGGCGAAAAATTCTTCCAGATG GCACGCCAGACGACTTTGCCTCCCCCGGCTACTTTTCAACCAACCTCTCGAATGACATACGCGTTGAACTTACTGCAGCTCGTCGCGCCGCTCTCCATCGATACACGTTTCCGTCCAGCGTAACTTTACCTCGCATGGTAGTCGACCTTACCAATGATGGACAACGGAGCAGTAGGGATCAGGAAATGAGCCTTGACCCCAAAACAGCGAGAGTACAAGGTGGTGCGACCTTCACTGCCTCGTTTGGACCTGGGTCATATCGGGCTTTCACATGTGTTGATTTCAAGGGAGAAGGATTTGAGCTTGGGGCGCCTGTGGAGTTTGGAGTTTGGTTGGCTAATTCCCCCGTCAAGGGGGCCACGGATTTGAAACAGGTGTATGCTG GTTTCAGAGACGAAGTCGGGGCACTATTTGCGTTCAAGCGAGCATCTGAAGGGCCTACCAGAATTCTTGCCAGAGTTGGCGTATCGTTCATCTCATCTGAACAGGCTTGCACAAATGCAGAAGAAGACATTCCGGATTTCAATTTTGACCGTGTACATCAAGCGAATCGAGCGGAGTGGAATGAGCTACTTGGACGTATACAAGTGGATACTACGGGTGTATCTGAAGACACCGTCAAGTTGTTCTATTCTTCT GTCTACCGAAGTCATATTTCTCCAGCGGATT ACTCGGGCGAGAACCCCAAATGGAATTCAACAGAACCATACTATGATTCGTACTACTGCAATTGGGATACTTATCGCACGCTATACCCCCTTCTGTCTCTTCAAGATCCAGCGAACTTTGCGAGGATCGTGAGGGCGATGATCGATATACAGAAACATGAGG GGTGGCTTCCTGAATGTCGAGGTGCTACAGCGCAACATTGGATTCAAGGAGGAAGTA ACGCCGATCCAATTTTGGGCGAGTTCTGGGTGAA GTTTCACGAACAAGCAACGGCACTGAACGTTTCTGGCGATGATCTGTACAATGCCCTACTCGCTGATGCTGAAAGCGAACCTCCAAACTGGAACCTTCAGGGACGACAAGCGAACGCTTGGAAGACGTTTA ACTACATTCCGCACGACATCGTTGATTCTGGCGGTGCCAACTCGAAGCAAGTTTCTCGGACTCTCGAG CACGCTTTTGGTGACTTTGCGATTTCGCAAGTAGCGAAAATCCGAGGGAACGCTGAGGATGGTGCTAAG TACGCTCAACGCGCTGGCAACTACTTCAACGTTTGGAATCCCAACGTTAGCGTACCGGATGCTCCTTCTGTTCGTGGGATGATGCAG CCACGCTCGTCGAACGGAACCTTCGACTTTACCGACCCACGACACTGTAGCATTCACGACCCGGAAAAGGCGACTTGTTTCCTGAATGCTGCCAATTTAGACGGGTTCTACGAGGGGTCACCGATTATT TACTCTCAG TATGTCCCCCAAGACACCGCACGTTTACTCGACCTCCAGGGTGGTGCACAGAGCTTTATCAACCGCTTGGACTTCATTTTCGAACAGGAGTATTTTGAACCCACAGACGAACCATCACAGCAGATGCCATTCATGTACCATTATGCGAACCGACCTGGGTTGAGTACACAAAGGTCCCGGCAAGTGATTGCGCAGAATTTCAATACGAGTGTGAATGGGCTCCCGGGGAATGATG ATTCCG GTGCGATGGGGAGTTACGCGGCGTTCTACCTCGCTGGACTTTATCCTCTGCCGGCTACAAGGCAATTCCTACTATCTTCGCCGTACTTCCCATCCATATCGTTTTTCAATCCGGTATTCAACTCCACCACGACCATCAAGTCAATTGGATTTGAGGGGAATCCTGAAGATGGAACTGGAGGAAAGGTGTTTGTTAAG AACGTTAGGGTTAACGGAAAGCCGTACAAGACGAATTGTTTTTTGGACTGGGATGTGTTTATCGGTGGATCGACTGTTGAGCTCACGCTCACGGACGATATTGGCGTTACATGTGGTAACGGGACAGATACGTTGCCGCCGTCGTTGTCGACTGGCGGGTACAATTAA
- a CDS encoding uncharacterized protein (CAZy:GH92), translated as MLTPKSCMKLLFILLLESEALRAQTMAGNTPGASRAIEDPASLVLPFIGTTNGGHVFPGATLPHGMAKVGMDTDSPGNHAGYDADPQFNVTGFSQLHDSGTGGAVPLSNFKLWALTTCTSFEKCPTSLDSRKLGRKILPDGTPDDFASPGYFSTNLSNDIRVELTAARRAALHRYTFPSSVTLPRMVVDLTNDGQRSSRDQEMSLDPKTARVQGGATFTASFGPGSYRAFTCVDFKGEGFELGAPVEFGVWLANSPVKGATDLKQVYAGFRDEVGALFAFKRASEGPTRILARVGVSFISSEQACTNAEEDIPDFNFDRVHQANRAEWNELLGRIQVDTTGVSEDTVKLFYSSVYRSHISPADYSGENPKWNSTEPYYDSYYCNWDTYRTLYPLLSLQDPANFARIVRAMIDIQKHEGWLPECRGATAQHWIQGGSNADPILGEFWVKFHEQATALNVSGDDLYNALLADAESEPPNWNLQGRQANAWKTFNYIPHDIVDSGGANSKQVSRTLEHAFGDFAISQVAKIRGNAEDGAKYAQRAGNYFNVWNPNVSVPDAPSVRGMMQPRSSNGTFDFTDPRHCSIHDPEKATCFLNAANLDGFYEGSPIIYSQYVPQDTARLLDLQGGAQSFINRLDFIFEQEYFEPTDEPSQQMPFMYHYANRPGLSTQRSRQVIAQNFNTSVNGLPGNDDSGSYNLSSTAPSFVVLILHLLGAMGSYAAFYLAGLYPLPATRQFLLSSPYFPSISFFNPVFNSTTTIKSIGFEGNPEDGTGGKVFVKNVRVNGKPYKTNCFLDWDVFIGGSTVELTLTDDIGVTCGNGTDTLPPSLSTGGYN; from the exons ATGCTGACGCCGAAATCATGCATGAAGTTGTTATTTATCCTCCTGCTGGAATCTGAAGCCTTGAG AGCTCAGACGATGGCCGGAAATACGCCTGGTGCATCGAGAGCGATAGAAGATCCGGCAAGCCTTGTTTTGCCATTCATCGGTACCACAAACGGAGGACACGTTTTCCCTG GTGCGACGCTGCCGCATGGAATGGCCAAGGTTGGGATGGACACGGACTCACCGGGAAAC CACGCGGGGTACGATGCTGATCCCCAATTCAACGTGACTGGATTCTCGCAACTTCATGATAGCGGTACCGGTGGT GCCGTGCCACTCTCGAACTTCAAGCTGTGGGCATTGACGACCTGTACCTCCTTCGAAAAGTGTCCGACCTCCCTTGATTCGCGAAAGCTGGGGCGAAAAATTCTTCCAGATG GCACGCCAGACGACTTTGCCTCCCCCGGCTACTTTTCAACCAACCTCTCGAATGACATACGCGTTGAACTTACTGCAGCTCGTCGCGCCGCTCTCCATCGATACACGTTTCCGTCCAGCGTAACTTTACCTCGCATGGTAGTCGACCTTACCAATGATGGACAACGGAGCAGTAGGGATCAGGAAATGAGCCTTGACCCCAAAACAGCGAGAGTACAAGGTGGTGCGACCTTCACTGCCTCGTTTGGACCTGGGTCATATCGGGCTTTCACATGTGTTGATTTCAAGGGAGAAGGATTTGAGCTTGGGGCGCCTGTGGAGTTTGGAGTTTGGTTGGCTAATTCCCCCGTCAAGGGGGCCACGGATTTGAAACAGGTGTATGCTG GTTTCAGAGACGAAGTCGGGGCACTATTTGCGTTCAAGCGAGCATCTGAAGGGCCTACCAGAATTCTTGCCAGAGTTGGCGTATCGTTCATCTCATCTGAACAGGCTTGCACAAATGCAGAAGAAGACATTCCGGATTTCAATTTTGACCGTGTACATCAAGCGAATCGAGCGGAGTGGAATGAGCTACTTGGACGTATACAAGTGGATACTACGGGTGTATCTGAAGACACCGTCAAGTTGTTCTATTCTTCT GTCTACCGAAGTCATATTTCTCCAGCGGATT ACTCGGGCGAGAACCCCAAATGGAATTCAACAGAACCATACTATGATTCGTACTACTGCAATTGGGATACTTATCGCACGCTATACCCCCTTCTGTCTCTTCAAGATCCAGCGAACTTTGCGAGGATCGTGAGGGCGATGATCGATATACAGAAACATGAGG GGTGGCTTCCTGAATGTCGAGGTGCTACAGCGCAACATTGGATTCAAGGAGGAAGTA ACGCCGATCCAATTTTGGGCGAGTTCTGGGTGAA GTTTCACGAACAAGCAACGGCACTGAACGTTTCTGGCGATGATCTGTACAATGCCCTACTCGCTGATGCTGAAAGCGAACCTCCAAACTGGAACCTTCAGGGACGACAAGCGAACGCTTGGAAGACGTTTA ACTACATTCCGCACGACATCGTTGATTCTGGCGGTGCCAACTCGAAGCAAGTTTCTCGGACTCTCGAG CACGCTTTTGGTGACTTTGCGATTTCGCAAGTAGCGAAAATCCGAGGGAACGCTGAGGATGGTGCTAAG TACGCTCAACGCGCTGGCAACTACTTCAACGTTTGGAATCCCAACGTTAGCGTACCGGATGCTCCTTCTGTTCGTGGGATGATGCAG CCACGCTCGTCGAACGGAACCTTCGACTTTACCGACCCACGACACTGTAGCATTCACGACCCGGAAAAGGCGACTTGTTTCCTGAATGCTGCCAATTTAGACGGGTTCTACGAGGGGTCACCGATTATT TACTCTCAG TATGTCCCCCAAGACACCGCACGTTTACTCGACCTCCAGGGTGGTGCACAGAGCTTTATCAACCGCTTGGACTTCATTTTCGAACAGGAGTATTTTGAACCCACAGACGAACCATCACAGCAGATGCCATTCATGTACCATTATGCGAACCGACCTGGGTTGAGTACACAAAGGTCCCGGCAAGTGATTGCGCAGAATTTCAATACGAGTGTGAATGGGCTCCCGGGGAATGATG ATTCCGGTTCGTACAATCTTTCAAGCACAGCTCCTAGTTTCGTTGTCCTTATACTTCACCTACTAGGTGCGATGGGGAGTTACGCGGCGTTCTACCTCGCTGGACTTTATCCTCTGCCGGCTACAAGGCAATTCCTACTATCTTCGCCGTACTTCCCATCCATATCGTTTTTCAATCCGGTATTCAACTCCACCACGACCATCAAGTCAATTGGATTTGAGGGGAATCCTGAAGATGGAACTGGAGGAAAGGTGTTTGTTAAG AACGTTAGGGTTAACGGAAAGCCGTACAAGACGAATTGTTTTTTGGACTGGGATGTGTTTATCGGTGGATCGACTGTTGAGCTCACGCTCACGGACGATATTGGCGTTACATGTGGTAACGGGACAGATACGTTGCCGCCGTCGTTGTCGACTGGCGGGTACAATTAA